A region from the Phaenicophaeus curvirostris isolate KB17595 chromosome 3, BPBGC_Pcur_1.0, whole genome shotgun sequence genome encodes:
- the ARHGAP39 gene encoding rho GTPase-activating protein 39 isoform X3, whose product MAERLEWVEIIEPRTRERMYANLITGECVWDPPAGVRIKRTNENQWWELFDPNTSRFYYYNATTQRTVWHRPQNCDIIPLAKLQTLKQNTESPRASTENSPGRSSNVSREGSTSSSLEQELEGSEKVQEQRMSRQSSQYAVVKEETESSSPSGVFEKEYDIYRDYSAEGQLLHYRTSSLRWNAGTKERMLIKVTDREPSFLMHQGNGYSHENQPGSRSRRPSGGQQSPNLQTFSSDADNSVFFPERKQSPFLKRAEHVGSCSPLLGRGDSFCSPLQAQHRKHSSESQPSSPRYAYEPPLYEEPPMEYQAPIYDEPPVDMQYEASGSYKAGSPQKSPVRKPHPFLQSPKQGSNSPYQQLVLTKQKCPDRFMSLEYSPAGKEYVRQLVYVEQSGSSPKMKTALRHKYSPNPIGGSYSLQHSPCLVRDTRLEIKSGDYSSMEGPEFCPASTGGQVAQGEDSMSWSSQQDTLSSTGYSPSTRKRKSRKPSVCHDPNASSTDGSGDREVLSEQMLGEERAAAGPNRSPMNRTESKAAEAEVARGFPEPFLAQARLAWEAQQAHYHMKQRSSWDSQKDGSGYESDGALPLPMPGPVVRAFSEDEALAQQENKHWKRNTFEKLGFPQILLEKSVSVQTNLASPEPYLHPSQSEDLGACAQFENSRQSRNMMPSASCVFPTFNLRKPSSETDIENWASKHFNKHTQGLFRRKVSIANMLAWSSESIKKPMIMTNDRNVKKEACEIFKLIQMYMGDRRAKTDQLNVALEIATKGWSMQGLRDELYIQLCRQTTENFRYESLARGWELMAICLAFFPPTPKFHSYLEGYIYRHMDPVNDTKVTQHLSELLARTHKKKPKLRKKPKPPVEERQGVAISTYAKYCYNKLQKAALTGAKKGLKKPNIEEIRHAKNAVFNPSMFGSSLQDIINMQKERYPERQLPWVQTRLSEEVLALNGDQTEGIFRVPGDIDEVNALKLQVDQWKIPTGLEDPHVPASLLKLWYRELEEPLIPHEFYEQSISHYENPEAAIAVVHSLPRINKMVLCYLIRFLQVFVQPANVAVTKMDVNNLAMVMAPNCLRCQSDDPRVIFENTRKEMSFLRVLIQHLDTSFMEGVL is encoded by the exons gctggaatGGGTGGAAATCATCGAGCCTCGAACCCGGGAGCGCATGTACGCCAACCTCATCACGGGGGAGTGCGTGTGGGACCCTCCGGCCGGGGTGCGGATCAAACGGACCAACGAAAACCAGTGGTGGGAGCTCTTTGACCCCAACACCTCCCGTTTCTACTACTACAATGCCACCACGCAGAGGACGGTGTGGCACCGGCCACAGAACTGCGATATCATCCCCCTGGCCAAGCTGCAGACCCTGAAGCAGAACACGGAATCACCGAGGGCTTCCACGGAAAACAGCCCTGGGAGGAGCAGCAATGtcagcagggagggcagcaccagctcctccttggagcaggagctggagggcagCGAGAAGGTTCAGGAGCAGAGGATGAGCCGGCAGTCGTCCCAGTACGCGGTCGTGAAGGAAGAAACGGAAAG TTCGTCGCCTTCCGGAGTCTTTGAGAAAGAATATGACATTTATCGGGATTACAGTGCGGAAGGTCAACTCCTCCACTACAG GACGTCCTCCCTGCGCTGGAACGCCGGCACCAAGGAACGGATGCTGATCAAGGTGACCGACCGCGAGCCGAGCTTCCTCATGCACCAAGGCAACGGCTACAGCCACGAGAACCAGCCGGGCTCCCGCTCGCGGCGCCCTTCGGGAGGCCAACAGTCGCCCAACCTCCAGACCTTCTCCTCCGACGCCGACAACTCCGTTTTCTTCCCGGAGAGGAAGCAATCGCCCTTCTTGAAGCGAGCCGAGCACGTGGGCAGCTGCTCGCCGCTGCTTGGCCGCGGCGACTCCTTCTGCTCCCCTCTCCAAGCCCAACACCGCAAGCACTCCAGCGAGTCCCAACCCTCCTCGCCCCGCTACGCCTACGAGCCCCCCCTCTACGAGGAACCTCCCATGGAATACCAAGCGCCCATCTACGACGAACCCCCCGTGGACATGCAGTACGAAGCCAGCGGGAGCTACAAAGCCGGCTCGCCGCAGAAGTCACCCGTCCGCAAACCTCACCCCTTCCTCCAGTCGCCCAAGCAAGGTTCTAATTCGCCCTACCAGCAGCTGGTCCTCACCAAGCAGAAGTGTCCCGACCGCTTCATGAGCTTGGAGTACAGCCCCGCCGGCAAGGAGTACGTCCGGCAGCTGGTCTACGTGGAGCAATCGGGCTCCAGCCCCAAGATGAAGACGGCCTTGAGGCACAAATATTCCCCCAATCCCATCGGGGGGTCCTACTCGCTGCAGCACAGCCCGTGCCTGGTGCGGGACACGCGCTTGGAGATCAAATCGGGCGACTACAGCAGCATGGAGGGACCCGAGTTCTGTCCTGCTTCGACGGGTGGCCAAGTGGCCCAAGGAGAGGACTCCATGTCGTGGTCCAGCCAGCAGGACACCTTGTCCTCTACCGGTTACTCGCCCTCcaccagaaagaggaaaagccGGAAACCTTCCGTGTGCCACGACCCCAACGCCTCCTCCACGGATGGTTCCGGGGACCGGGAGGTGTTGAGCGAGCAGATGTTGGGTGAGGAACGAGCCGCTGCGGGACCCAACAGGTCACCCATGAACCGTACGGAGAGCAAAGCGGCCGAAGCGGAGGTGGCGCGGGGCTTCCCCGAGCCCTTCTTGGCCCAAGCCCGCCTGGCTTGGGAAGCCCAACAAGCCCATTATCACATGAAGCAACGGAGCAGTTGGGATTCCCAAAAGGACGGGTCGGGCTACGAGAGCGACGGTGCCCTCCCTCTACCCATGCCGGGCCCGGTGGTGCGAGCCTTCAGCGAGGATGAGGCGTTGGCGCAGCAGGAGaacaagcactggaagaggaaCACCTTCGAGAAGCTGGGCTTCCCTCAGatcctgctggagaagagcGTCTCGGTGCAGACCAACCTGGCCTCCCCCGAGCCCTACCTGCATCCATCTCAG TCCGAGGACCTCGGTGCCTGCGCCCAGTTCGAGAACAGCCGACAGAGCAGGAACATGATGCCCAGCGCCAGCTGCGTCTTCCCCACCTTCAACCTGCGGAAGCCCTCCTCGGAGACGGACATTGAGAACTGGGCCTCCAAGCACTTCAACAAGCACACGCAGGGGCTCTTCCGCAGGAAGGTCTCCATCGCCAACATGCTGGCCTGGAGCAGCGAATCCATCAAGAAACCCATGATCATGACCAACGACCGCAACGTCAAGAAGGAAGCGTGCGAGATATTTAAACTCATTCAGATGTACATGGGCGACCGGCGGGCCAAGACGGACCAACTCAACGTGGCTTTGGAGATCGCCACCAAAGGGTGGAGCATGCAGGGTCTCCGAGACGAGCTCTACATCCAGCTGTGCCGCCAAACCACCGAGAACTTCCGATACGAGAGCCTGGCCCGAGGCTGGGAGCTCATGGCCATTTGCTTGGCCTTCTTCCCACCCACTCCCAAATTCCATTCCTACCTTGAAGGCTACATCTACAGGCACATGGATCCCGTGAATGATACTAAAG TGACCCAGCACCTCTCCGAGCTCCTGGCCAGGACCCACAAGAAGAAACCCAAACTGAGAAAGAAGCCCAAGCCCCCGGTGGAGGAGCGTCAGG GGGTGGCCATAAGCACTTACGCCAAGTACTGCTACAACAAACTCCAGAAGGCGGCGTTGACGGGCGCCAAGAAG GGCCTGAAGAAGCCGAACATCGAGGAGATCCGTCACGCCAAGAACGCCGTCTTCAACCCTTCCATGTTCGGCAGCTCCCTCCAGGACATCATCAACATGCAGAAGGAGCGGTACCCCGAGCGGCAGCTGCCCTGGGTGCAGACCCGCCTCTCCGAGGAGGTCCTGGCCCTCAACGGCGACCAGACCGAGGGCATCTTCAG AGTCCCCGGTGACATCGACGAGGTCAACGCTCTCAAGCTTCAGGTGGACCAGTGGAAGATCCCCACGGGCTTGGAGGATCCTCATGTTCCCG cctcCCTGCTGAAGCTCTGGTACCGGGAGCTGGAGGAACCGTTGATCCCTCACGAGTTCTACGAGCAGAGCATCAGCCACTACGAGAACCCCGAGGCGGCCATCGCCGTCGTCCACTCCTTGCCCAGGATCAACAAAATGGTGCTGTGCTACCTCATCCGCTTCCTGCAG GTCTTCGTGCAGCCGGCCAACGTGGCCGTCACCAAGATGGACGTCAATAACCTGGCCATGGTGATGGCCCCCAACTGCCTGCGCTGCCAGTCGGACGACCCGCGCGTCATCTTCGAGAACACCCGCAAGGAGATGTCCTTCCTCCGCGTCCTCATCCAGCACCTCGACACCAGCTTCATGGAGGGCGTCCTATAG
- the ARHGAP39 gene encoding rho GTPase-activating protein 39 isoform X4, with protein sequence MADEGMTGRPCGRRLEWVEIIEPRTRERMYANLITGECVWDPPAGVRIKRTNENQWWELFDPNTSRFYYYNATTQRTVWHRPQNCDIIPLAKLQTLKQNTESPRASTENSPGRSSNVSREGSTSSSLEQELEGSEKVQEQRMSRQSSQYAVVKEETERTSSLRWNAGTKERMLIKVTDREPSFLMHQGNGYSHENQPGSRSRRPSGGQQSPNLQTFSSDADNSVFFPERKQSPFLKRAEHVGSCSPLLGRGDSFCSPLQAQHRKHSSESQPSSPRYAYEPPLYEEPPMEYQAPIYDEPPVDMQYEASGSYKAGSPQKSPVRKPHPFLQSPKQGSNSPYQQLVLTKQKCPDRFMSLEYSPAGKEYVRQLVYVEQSGSSPKMKTALRHKYSPNPIGGSYSLQHSPCLVRDTRLEIKSGDYSSMEGPEFCPASTGGQVAQGEDSMSWSSQQDTLSSTGYSPSTRKRKSRKPSVCHDPNASSTDGSGDREVLSEQMLGEERAAAGPNRSPMNRTESKAAEAEVARGFPEPFLAQARLAWEAQQAHYHMKQRSSWDSQKDGSGYESDGALPLPMPGPVVRAFSEDEALAQQENKHWKRNTFEKLGFPQILLEKSVSVQTNLASPEPYLHPSQSEDLGACAQFENSRQSRNMMPSASCVFPTFNLRKPSSETDIENWASKHFNKHTQGLFRRKVSIANMLAWSSESIKKPMIMTNDRNVKKEACEIFKLIQMYMGDRRAKTDQLNVALEIATKGWSMQGLRDELYIQLCRQTTENFRYESLARGWELMAICLAFFPPTPKFHSYLEGYIYRHMDPVNDTKVTQHLSELLARTHKKKPKLRKKPKPPVEERQGVAISTYAKYCYNKLQKAALTGAKKGLKKPNIEEIRHAKNAVFNPSMFGSSLQDIINMQKERYPERQLPWVQTRLSEEVLALNGDQTEGIFRVPGDIDEVNALKLQVDQWKIPTGLEDPHVPASLLKLWYRELEEPLIPHEFYEQSISHYENPEAAIAVVHSLPRINKMVLCYLIRFLQVFVQPANVAVTKMDVNNLAMVMAPNCLRCQSDDPRVIFENTRKEMSFLRVLIQHLDTSFMEGVL encoded by the exons gctggaatGGGTGGAAATCATCGAGCCTCGAACCCGGGAGCGCATGTACGCCAACCTCATCACGGGGGAGTGCGTGTGGGACCCTCCGGCCGGGGTGCGGATCAAACGGACCAACGAAAACCAGTGGTGGGAGCTCTTTGACCCCAACACCTCCCGTTTCTACTACTACAATGCCACCACGCAGAGGACGGTGTGGCACCGGCCACAGAACTGCGATATCATCCCCCTGGCCAAGCTGCAGACCCTGAAGCAGAACACGGAATCACCGAGGGCTTCCACGGAAAACAGCCCTGGGAGGAGCAGCAATGtcagcagggagggcagcaccagctcctccttggagcaggagctggagggcagCGAGAAGGTTCAGGAGCAGAGGATGAGCCGGCAGTCGTCCCAGTACGCGGTCGTGAAGGAAGAAACGGAAAG GACGTCCTCCCTGCGCTGGAACGCCGGCACCAAGGAACGGATGCTGATCAAGGTGACCGACCGCGAGCCGAGCTTCCTCATGCACCAAGGCAACGGCTACAGCCACGAGAACCAGCCGGGCTCCCGCTCGCGGCGCCCTTCGGGAGGCCAACAGTCGCCCAACCTCCAGACCTTCTCCTCCGACGCCGACAACTCCGTTTTCTTCCCGGAGAGGAAGCAATCGCCCTTCTTGAAGCGAGCCGAGCACGTGGGCAGCTGCTCGCCGCTGCTTGGCCGCGGCGACTCCTTCTGCTCCCCTCTCCAAGCCCAACACCGCAAGCACTCCAGCGAGTCCCAACCCTCCTCGCCCCGCTACGCCTACGAGCCCCCCCTCTACGAGGAACCTCCCATGGAATACCAAGCGCCCATCTACGACGAACCCCCCGTGGACATGCAGTACGAAGCCAGCGGGAGCTACAAAGCCGGCTCGCCGCAGAAGTCACCCGTCCGCAAACCTCACCCCTTCCTCCAGTCGCCCAAGCAAGGTTCTAATTCGCCCTACCAGCAGCTGGTCCTCACCAAGCAGAAGTGTCCCGACCGCTTCATGAGCTTGGAGTACAGCCCCGCCGGCAAGGAGTACGTCCGGCAGCTGGTCTACGTGGAGCAATCGGGCTCCAGCCCCAAGATGAAGACGGCCTTGAGGCACAAATATTCCCCCAATCCCATCGGGGGGTCCTACTCGCTGCAGCACAGCCCGTGCCTGGTGCGGGACACGCGCTTGGAGATCAAATCGGGCGACTACAGCAGCATGGAGGGACCCGAGTTCTGTCCTGCTTCGACGGGTGGCCAAGTGGCCCAAGGAGAGGACTCCATGTCGTGGTCCAGCCAGCAGGACACCTTGTCCTCTACCGGTTACTCGCCCTCcaccagaaagaggaaaagccGGAAACCTTCCGTGTGCCACGACCCCAACGCCTCCTCCACGGATGGTTCCGGGGACCGGGAGGTGTTGAGCGAGCAGATGTTGGGTGAGGAACGAGCCGCTGCGGGACCCAACAGGTCACCCATGAACCGTACGGAGAGCAAAGCGGCCGAAGCGGAGGTGGCGCGGGGCTTCCCCGAGCCCTTCTTGGCCCAAGCCCGCCTGGCTTGGGAAGCCCAACAAGCCCATTATCACATGAAGCAACGGAGCAGTTGGGATTCCCAAAAGGACGGGTCGGGCTACGAGAGCGACGGTGCCCTCCCTCTACCCATGCCGGGCCCGGTGGTGCGAGCCTTCAGCGAGGATGAGGCGTTGGCGCAGCAGGAGaacaagcactggaagaggaaCACCTTCGAGAAGCTGGGCTTCCCTCAGatcctgctggagaagagcGTCTCGGTGCAGACCAACCTGGCCTCCCCCGAGCCCTACCTGCATCCATCTCAG TCCGAGGACCTCGGTGCCTGCGCCCAGTTCGAGAACAGCCGACAGAGCAGGAACATGATGCCCAGCGCCAGCTGCGTCTTCCCCACCTTCAACCTGCGGAAGCCCTCCTCGGAGACGGACATTGAGAACTGGGCCTCCAAGCACTTCAACAAGCACACGCAGGGGCTCTTCCGCAGGAAGGTCTCCATCGCCAACATGCTGGCCTGGAGCAGCGAATCCATCAAGAAACCCATGATCATGACCAACGACCGCAACGTCAAGAAGGAAGCGTGCGAGATATTTAAACTCATTCAGATGTACATGGGCGACCGGCGGGCCAAGACGGACCAACTCAACGTGGCTTTGGAGATCGCCACCAAAGGGTGGAGCATGCAGGGTCTCCGAGACGAGCTCTACATCCAGCTGTGCCGCCAAACCACCGAGAACTTCCGATACGAGAGCCTGGCCCGAGGCTGGGAGCTCATGGCCATTTGCTTGGCCTTCTTCCCACCCACTCCCAAATTCCATTCCTACCTTGAAGGCTACATCTACAGGCACATGGATCCCGTGAATGATACTAAAG TGACCCAGCACCTCTCCGAGCTCCTGGCCAGGACCCACAAGAAGAAACCCAAACTGAGAAAGAAGCCCAAGCCCCCGGTGGAGGAGCGTCAGG GGGTGGCCATAAGCACTTACGCCAAGTACTGCTACAACAAACTCCAGAAGGCGGCGTTGACGGGCGCCAAGAAG GGCCTGAAGAAGCCGAACATCGAGGAGATCCGTCACGCCAAGAACGCCGTCTTCAACCCTTCCATGTTCGGCAGCTCCCTCCAGGACATCATCAACATGCAGAAGGAGCGGTACCCCGAGCGGCAGCTGCCCTGGGTGCAGACCCGCCTCTCCGAGGAGGTCCTGGCCCTCAACGGCGACCAGACCGAGGGCATCTTCAG AGTCCCCGGTGACATCGACGAGGTCAACGCTCTCAAGCTTCAGGTGGACCAGTGGAAGATCCCCACGGGCTTGGAGGATCCTCATGTTCCCG cctcCCTGCTGAAGCTCTGGTACCGGGAGCTGGAGGAACCGTTGATCCCTCACGAGTTCTACGAGCAGAGCATCAGCCACTACGAGAACCCCGAGGCGGCCATCGCCGTCGTCCACTCCTTGCCCAGGATCAACAAAATGGTGCTGTGCTACCTCATCCGCTTCCTGCAG GTCTTCGTGCAGCCGGCCAACGTGGCCGTCACCAAGATGGACGTCAATAACCTGGCCATGGTGATGGCCCCCAACTGCCTGCGCTGCCAGTCGGACGACCCGCGCGTCATCTTCGAGAACACCCGCAAGGAGATGTCCTTCCTCCGCGTCCTCATCCAGCACCTCGACACCAGCTTCATGGAGGGCGTCCTATAG